The genomic window TGAGTATTATGTGACAACAGATGCTTTTTCTTCTGTTTTGCCATGAGGCTTTGACAATTAATATCGATAAGCCCTATTGGCGTTACTCTGGTCAGCAGGCGTTGGTCATTTGCCAGAACAAATGCTCTTTCACCGCCATCGATAGAGCAATACAGCATTATGAATTCGGTAATTGATAGCTTGCCCATTTTGTTGATCCGAAAAGTGGAGCACTTGTAATTACCCGGCCCATTAAAAGAGCCGGGTTTTTTATTGCTTTTTGTGACAGAAATTTGTATAATTGGGCGCATTCATTTCGCTGGTGTCAGGTATTTTTTGGCGGGTAGTGGATCCGAATGGATTGCTAAAATCTTTGTAGTTCCATTTCACTTGAGATGAGATGCTGGCATTCGCAAGATCGATTGGCGTTCAATTCATCATCGTTACATCGTCGCTTTAATGGCATTATTTTCTTTGAATTGATTCTGAATGCAATCATATCCTTTTTTTACGGGGCAAACTCGTTATATTCAATCACAGAAATCGATTTTATTTATCATCAAACAAGGGATCGAATTTGGTCACAAAAATTGAAATCGGCACCCAGCCGCAATATGATAACCCCGCTAGAGATGCGATCACCAAGGATATTCAAGATTTGGGAATCCGTGGGGTCACTCAAGTCAAAGTATTTCAAATTTTCTATTTTCATGGTAACCTGAGCGAGCATGAAATTGAGCGGATCTGTCAGCAGTTATTGATCGATCACGTGAGTCAAGTTTTTGCGGTGAATCATCCGCTTGAGCCGGAAGGCGATCATGTCTGGAGCGTGGAAATTACTTATAATCCTGGGGTGATGGATCCAGTGGCGGAAAGCACTCTGAAGGGGATCAGCGATCTGGGGATCGTGGGCGTGTCTCAAGTGAAGACCGCTAGCAAATACCATATCTACGGGTCATTGAGCGATGCAGAAAAGAAGCTCATTATTGAAAAACGATTGGCCAACAAATTGATCCAGCATGTTGTGCAACCTGATGAAAAAATCTTTGCGGAACCAAAGCGGTATCAATTTTCACGTATCGAGGTGCCGTTGCTTCTGGCGGATGATGACGAATTGCTTGCGATCAGTCGTAATGGCCAATTATTCCTCAACCTCGAGGAGATGAAGGCGATTCAGGCTTATTATCGTAAGTTAGGCCGCCAGCCGAGCGATGTTGAGCTTGAGACATTGGCCCAGACCTGGTCGGAACATTGCGTTCATAAGACGTTCCGCGGCATTATCGATTATGATGGTCAGCGTATCGATAATTTGTTAAAGACCACCATCATGAAGGTCACCAGGGAACTTAACAAGCCGTGGTGTGTTTCGGTTTTTACCGATAATGCCGGGGTGATTGAGTTTGATGAGCATTATGATGTTTGTTTTAAAGTTGAGACGCACAATCATCCTTCAGCTCTCGAACCCTATGGCGGAGCTAACACTGGAATCGGCGGGGTCATTCGAGATCCTCTTGGCACTGGGCTCGGAGCGAAACCGATCGCCAATACTGATGTGTTCTGTTTCGCGCCCCCCGATTACCCGATGGATCAGCTTCCTCCAGGGACATTACACCCCAAGCGGATCTTTTTGGGAGTTCATGCGGGGGTACGGGATTACGGCAATCGCATGGGAATTCCTACAATCAATGGCGCAATTTATTTCGACGAACGATACGTCGGCAATCCACTGGTCTTTTGTGGCAACGTGGGCTTGTTGCCCAAAGGCATGACCGAAAAACAGGTGATGCCAGGGGATCGTATCGTCGTTGTCGGTGGTCGTACAGGGCGGGATGGAATTCATGGCGCTACTTTTTCCTCCGGGGAGCTGACCACTGAATCGGAGCTGGTTTCCAGCGGCGCGGTTCAAATCGGGAATCCAATCACTGAGAAAAAATTAGTCGATACCTTGCTTCAGGCTCGAGACCGAAGGCTTTATCGCGCCATTACCGACTGCGGGGCTGGTGGGCTGTCATCAGCAGTGGGTGAACTCTGTGCGGCACTTGGTGCCGAAGTGGACTTGGATCTCGTCCCGCTCAAATATGAGGGACTCAGTTATACGGAGATCTGGATTTCCGAAGCGCAGGAGCGAATGGTGCTG from candidate division KSB1 bacterium includes these protein-coding regions:
- the purL gene encoding phosphoribosylformylglycinamidine synthase subunit PurL, coding for MVTKIEIGTQPQYDNPARDAITKDIQDLGIRGVTQVKVFQIFYFHGNLSEHEIERICQQLLIDHVSQVFAVNHPLEPEGDHVWSVEITYNPGVMDPVAESTLKGISDLGIVGVSQVKTASKYHIYGSLSDAEKKLIIEKRLANKLIQHVVQPDEKIFAEPKRYQFSRIEVPLLLADDDELLAISRNGQLFLNLEEMKAIQAYYRKLGRQPSDVELETLAQTWSEHCVHKTFRGIIDYDGQRIDNLLKTTIMKVTRELNKPWCVSVFTDNAGVIEFDEHYDVCFKVETHNHPSALEPYGGANTGIGGVIRDPLGTGLGAKPIANTDVFCFAPPDYPMDQLPPGTLHPKRIFLGVHAGVRDYGNRMGIPTINGAIYFDERYVGNPLVFCGNVGLLPKGMTEKQVMPGDRIVVVGGRTGRDGIHGATFSSGELTTESELVSSGAVQIGNPITEKKLVDTLLQARDRRLYRAITDCGAGGLSSAVGELCAALGAEVDLDLVPLKYEGLSYTEIWISEAQERMVLIVPPQNVDTILELFASENVEATVIGTVTRSGRLVLRYQGNEVGDLEMEFLHHGLPRLTRRAIWKAPSFSEPEFPEPDNLTDILKQLLSSWNICSKEWVIRQYDHEVQGGSVLKPLVGEQNDGPSDAAIIRPVLTSNKGIILANGCNPKYGLIDPYFMAASAIDEAIRQIIAVGGKLDRIALLDNFCWGNTDKPDRLAGLVRAAQACYDIAQSYETPFISGKDSLNNEYQIGSESIAIPPTLLISAIGIMDDVTRAISMDVKRAGDLIYILGDTKDELGGSHYYDILGLKSSNVPQVDPRNGKKLMTALSAAMEAGLVRACHDCSEGGLAVAAAEMAFAGGLGMVLDLRRVPSSHGLQRNDKLLFSESNSRFVVEVPPESQQRFEQIMADNLFGLIGQAVAKPRFRVVGLNGNTIIEANIYELKEAWQRPLRW